A genomic window from Streptomyces mirabilis includes:
- a CDS encoding TerD family protein, giving the protein MTGLNKGIRKVELAVKWDPSPVGEPATDLDIIAATYVAADPYGIPAYVVHFDSRSPDGTIYLNRDSKDGKGFGWDEVMTLELDRLNSGYTRVVVGVLIQQRSGHKSFVGVLNPGLRMREGYTVLAEDNFGGVLGATAATVGEFVRDASGEWTFHPGIHGYDTDPAEFPRVMGTRHDA; this is encoded by the coding sequence ATGACCGGTCTCAACAAGGGCATCCGCAAGGTCGAGCTCGCGGTGAAGTGGGACCCGAGTCCCGTCGGCGAGCCCGCGACCGACCTCGACATCATCGCGGCGACGTACGTGGCCGCCGATCCGTACGGCATTCCCGCCTATGTGGTGCACTTCGACAGCCGCTCCCCGGACGGCACCATCTACCTCAACCGGGACAGCAAGGACGGCAAGGGCTTCGGCTGGGACGAGGTCATGACGCTGGAACTCGACCGCCTCAACAGCGGCTACACGCGTGTGGTGGTGGGCGTACTCATCCAGCAACGTTCCGGCCACAAGTCGTTCGTGGGCGTCCTCAACCCGGGCCTGCGCATGCGGGAGGGCTACACCGTGCTGGCCGAGGACAACTTCGGCGGCGTCCTGGGGGCCACGGCCGCGACCGTCGGCGAGTTCGTACGCGACGCCTCCGGAGAGTGGACCTTCCATCCGGGGATCCATGGCTACGACACCGACCCGGCCGAGTTCCCACGCGTCATGGGCACGCGCCACGACGCCTGA
- a CDS encoding YdbC family protein, which produces MLVKWIRCTVVDRRGFERGQRKWAGLLGEPGFRGQGGGWSRGRPGVAHIFAFWESRAFYDSFMARSHDRLAAAQSGTFKDAQAKLFDHRFDVKTGFEPRFTDADLLRVAHCRIHEERAEHFALMQEKVWNPAMAGSPGMVRGLFGEAPGHEFLILSMWQSAAEHGKYRAERVERLALRAQTEADVAALTGDIVALEPSWTV; this is translated from the coding sequence GTGCTGGTCAAGTGGATTCGCTGCACCGTGGTGGACCGCCGCGGTTTCGAGCGGGGGCAGCGAAAGTGGGCGGGGCTGCTGGGTGAGCCGGGATTCCGGGGGCAGGGCGGGGGCTGGAGCCGAGGGCGGCCCGGGGTGGCGCACATCTTCGCCTTCTGGGAGAGCCGTGCCTTCTACGACTCCTTCATGGCCCGTTCGCACGACCGGCTCGCGGCTGCCCAGTCGGGGACCTTCAAGGACGCGCAGGCCAAACTATTCGATCACCGGTTCGATGTGAAGACCGGCTTCGAGCCGCGCTTCACGGACGCCGACCTGCTGCGGGTGGCCCACTGCCGCATCCACGAGGAACGGGCCGAACACTTCGCGCTGATGCAGGAGAAGGTCTGGAATCCCGCGATGGCGGGCTCGCCCGGCATGGTGCGGGGCCTGTTCGGTGAGGCGCCGGGCCATGAGTTCCTGATCCTGTCCATGTGGCAGTCGGCCGCCGAACACGGTAAGTACCGGGCGGAGCGGGTGGAACGGCTCGCGCTGCGCGCCCAGACGGAGGCCGACGTCGCGGCCCTGACCGGCGACATAGTGGCGCTGGAGCCCTCGTGGACGGTCTGA
- a CDS encoding histidine phosphatase family protein, producing the protein MVRPRRIVLVRHGESAGNADDTVYEREPDHALPLTEKGWQQAEETGKRLREVFGRERVSVYVSPYRRTHETLRAFHLDPELIRVREEPRLREQDWGNWQDRDDVRLQKAYRDAYGHFFYRFAQGESGADVYDRVGGFLESLYRSFEAPDHPSNVLLVTHGLAMRLFCMRWFHWTVAEFESLSNPGNAEMRMLVLGDDGKYTLDRPFERWCVPESYGDPGIEWQGDDL; encoded by the coding sequence ATGGTTCGACCACGGCGTATCGTCCTTGTCCGGCACGGCGAGTCAGCGGGCAACGCCGATGACACCGTTTATGAACGCGAGCCCGACCACGCTCTGCCGCTCACCGAGAAGGGGTGGCAGCAGGCGGAGGAGACGGGAAAACGGTTGCGGGAGGTCTTCGGGCGAGAGCGCGTAAGCGTGTACGTGTCGCCCTACCGCCGTACGCACGAGACGCTCCGCGCCTTCCACCTCGACCCCGAGCTCATACGGGTGCGCGAGGAGCCGCGGCTGCGCGAGCAGGACTGGGGCAACTGGCAGGACCGCGACGACGTACGCCTCCAGAAGGCCTACCGGGACGCCTACGGGCATTTCTTCTACCGCTTCGCGCAGGGCGAGTCCGGCGCCGACGTCTACGACCGGGTCGGCGGCTTCCTGGAGAGCCTCTACCGGAGCTTCGAGGCCCCCGACCACCCGTCGAACGTGCTCCTGGTGACCCATGGCCTTGCCATGCGGCTGTTCTGCATGCGCTGGTTCCACTGGACGGTCGCGGAGTTCGAATCGCTGTCGAATCCGGGGAACGCCGAGATGCGGATGCTCGTCCTCGGTGACGACGGGAAGTACACGCTTGACCGTCCGTTCGAACGCTGGTGCGTACCCGAGTCGTACGGGGACCCCGGGATAGAGTGGCAGGGCGATGACCTCTGA
- a CDS encoding ADP-ribosylglycohydrolase family protein — protein MTSDSSPGGRLDRALASLRGLAVGDALGSRFFVPVNYPLLKRRELPSGPWRWTDDTEMASSVVAVLARHRRIDQDALAGSFAEHHDVDRGYGPAVNRLLGQIREGGDWRALASALFKGQGSWGNGAAMRIAPLGAWYADDPEQAVHQAEISAYTTHQHREAVVGAMAVAAAAALAADPASPPSAEALLDGVVALVPRSAVGAGLRRARDMLDYGDTATVAAVLGCGRRTTAHDTVPFALWSAARALGDYEEGFWSTAQVGGDMDTTCAIVGGVIAAGKAGAPPREWVERTESLPGWVRAGA, from the coding sequence ATGACCTCTGATTCCTCTCCCGGCGGACGCCTGGACCGCGCCCTGGCCAGCCTGCGTGGACTCGCGGTGGGGGACGCGCTGGGCTCGCGGTTCTTCGTGCCCGTGAACTACCCGCTGCTCAAGCGACGCGAGCTGCCGTCCGGCCCCTGGCGGTGGACGGACGACACCGAAATGGCCTCCTCCGTAGTGGCCGTTTTGGCCCGGCACCGCCGCATCGACCAGGACGCGCTGGCCGGCTCCTTCGCCGAGCACCACGATGTCGACCGGGGCTACGGTCCCGCGGTCAACCGGCTGCTGGGGCAGATCCGGGAGGGGGGCGACTGGCGGGCGCTGGCGTCCGCCCTCTTCAAGGGACAGGGCTCGTGGGGCAACGGCGCCGCGATGCGGATCGCCCCCCTGGGGGCCTGGTACGCGGACGACCCGGAGCAGGCGGTCCACCAGGCGGAGATCTCGGCGTACACCACCCACCAGCACCGCGAGGCCGTCGTGGGTGCCATGGCCGTCGCCGCGGCCGCCGCCCTGGCGGCCGACCCGGCGAGCCCGCCGAGTGCCGAGGCACTGCTCGACGGCGTCGTCGCGCTCGTCCCGCGCAGCGCCGTGGGAGCCGGTCTGCGGCGCGCTCGCGACATGCTCGACTACGGGGACACCGCGACGGTCGCCGCCGTACTGGGCTGCGGGCGGCGTACGACGGCGCACGACACGGTGCCGTTCGCGCTCTGGTCCGCGGCCCGGGCCCTGGGCGACTACGAAGAGGGCTTCTGGTCGACCGCCCAGGTGGGCGGCGACATGGACACGACCTGCGCCATCGTCGGCGGTGTGATCGCCGCGGGCAAGGCGGGGGCGCCGCCAAGGGAGTGGGTGGAGCGGACGGAGAGCCTGCCGGGATGGGTGCGGGCGGGGGCATAG
- a CDS encoding MFS transporter has product MIQDPKPGAARREGHPGIALAVIAACQLMVVLDSTIVNIALPHIQDALKFSTTDLTWVISAYTLTFGGLLLLGGRAGDILGRRRVFMTGIMLFTLASLLGGLAQEPWQLLAARALQGVGGAIASPTALALITTTFPEGPERNRAFAVFAAVSAGGGAIGLLAGGMLTEWLDWRWVLFVNVPIGVLITVLAPMYINESERHPGRFDVAGALTSTAGMASLVYGFIRAAEEGWRDSLTIGSFATALVLLLGFAFIETRAKEPITPLKMFGDRNRSGTYVIMLSLAAAMFGMFFFIVLFVQNVLGYSPIQAGLAFLPVTAAIGIGAGLSQRFLPVLGPKPFMVVGSALVALGLGWLTFMSPDSTYVGGVLGPMLLFAFGMGLNFVTLTLTAVSGVAQHEAGAASGLLNVTQQVGGSLGLSILTTVFGSASRDEAEKQLPKFLANGSPEQKAEFAKTHQLPAPWGHDVLAQGISTAFVPAVAMAVLALATAALVIRVRKSDLEALAGTAGPAAG; this is encoded by the coding sequence TTGATCCAGGATCCAAAGCCAGGAGCGGCCCGCCGGGAGGGACACCCCGGCATCGCACTCGCCGTCATCGCGGCCTGCCAACTCATGGTGGTACTCGACTCGACGATTGTGAACATCGCCCTCCCGCACATTCAAGACGCGCTCAAATTCAGCACGACCGACCTGACCTGGGTGATCAGCGCGTACACCCTCACCTTCGGTGGCCTGCTCCTTCTCGGCGGTCGCGCGGGGGACATCCTCGGTCGGCGCCGGGTCTTCATGACCGGCATCATGCTGTTCACGCTCGCCTCGCTGCTCGGTGGACTCGCCCAGGAGCCCTGGCAGTTGCTGGCCGCGCGGGCCCTTCAGGGCGTGGGTGGCGCGATAGCGTCGCCCACCGCGCTGGCGCTCATCACCACCACCTTCCCCGAGGGCCCGGAACGGAACCGGGCCTTCGCCGTCTTCGCCGCGGTCTCCGCGGGCGGCGGCGCCATCGGGCTGCTTGCGGGTGGCATGCTCACCGAGTGGCTCGACTGGCGCTGGGTGCTTTTCGTCAACGTGCCCATCGGTGTGCTGATCACCGTGCTCGCCCCCATGTACATCAACGAGTCCGAGCGCCATCCGGGGCGCTTCGACGTGGCGGGCGCGCTCACCTCGACGGCCGGTATGGCCTCCCTGGTGTACGGGTTCATCCGCGCCGCGGAGGAGGGCTGGCGCGACAGCCTCACGATCGGGTCGTTCGCCACGGCGCTGGTCCTGTTGCTGGGCTTCGCGTTCATCGAGACCCGGGCGAAGGAACCGATCACCCCGCTGAAGATGTTCGGCGACCGCAACCGCTCCGGCACGTACGTGATCATGCTCAGTCTGGCCGCGGCGATGTTCGGGATGTTCTTCTTCATCGTCCTGTTCGTACAGAACGTGCTGGGTTACAGCCCGATCCAGGCCGGTCTGGCGTTCCTGCCCGTGACGGCGGCGATCGGTATCGGAGCGGGGCTGTCGCAGCGGTTCCTGCCGGTCCTCGGGCCCAAGCCGTTCATGGTCGTCGGCTCCGCCCTCGTCGCGCTCGGGCTCGGCTGGCTGACCTTCATGAGCCCCGACAGCACGTACGTCGGCGGGGTCCTCGGCCCGATGCTGCTCTTCGCCTTCGGCATGGGCCTGAACTTCGTGACACTGACCCTGACCGCGGTCTCCGGCGTCGCCCAGCACGAGGCGGGCGCCGCGTCCGGACTCCTCAACGTCACCCAGCAGGTGGGCGGTTCGCTCGGTCTGTCCATCCTGACCACGGTCTTCGGCTCGGCCAGCCGGGACGAGGCGGAGAAGCAGCTGCCGAAGTTCCTGGCGAACGGCTCGCCCGAGCAGAAGGCGGAGTTCGCCAAGACCCACCAGCTGCCCGCTCCGTGGGGCCACGACGTGCTCGCCCAGGGCATCTCGACCGCCTTCGTCCCGGCCGTCGCGATGGCGGTACTGGCCCTGGCCACCGCCGCGCTGGTGATCCGCGTCCGCAAGAGCGACCTGGAGGCCCTCGCGGGCACGGCGGGGCCCGCCGCGGGCTGA
- a CDS encoding TetR/AcrR family transcriptional regulator yields the protein MVTSRWTAAPAQAASLRRRGAVLERAILDAALEQLSTVGWNGLTMEGVAARAQTGKAAVYRRWPSKEDLVADALKAGLPSLTEAPDLGSVRDDLLELCRRVREAMYSQPGFALRSVLHECDVAQAERFQSLIVGGVVEPTKHLLREIVDRGIEREEVRPDAANSYVFDVIPAMMMYRSKVCASEWGERDLEEMIDQLMVPLLRRAGP from the coding sequence ATGGTTACTTCGCGTTGGACGGCCGCTCCCGCTCAGGCGGCCTCCCTGCGCCGACGCGGTGCCGTGCTCGAACGCGCGATCCTCGACGCCGCGCTCGAGCAGCTCAGTACGGTCGGCTGGAACGGCCTCACGATGGAGGGCGTCGCCGCCCGGGCCCAGACCGGCAAGGCCGCGGTCTACCGCCGCTGGCCGTCCAAGGAGGACCTCGTCGCGGACGCGCTGAAGGCCGGACTGCCGAGCCTGACGGAGGCCCCCGACCTCGGAAGCGTCCGGGACGACCTGCTGGAACTGTGCCGACGGGTGCGTGAGGCGATGTACTCGCAGCCCGGATTCGCGCTGCGCTCAGTGCTTCACGAATGCGATGTGGCGCAGGCGGAACGTTTTCAGAGTCTGATCGTCGGAGGGGTCGTCGAGCCGACCAAGCATCTGCTGCGAGAGATCGTCGACCGCGGAATCGAGCGGGAAGAGGTGCGACCGGACGCCGCGAACTCCTACGTCTTCGACGTCATTCCGGCGATGATGATGTATCGCTCGAAGGTGTGCGCGAGCGAATGGGGTGAGCGGGATCTGGAGGAGATGATCGACCAGCTGATGGTCCCGCTGCTGCGACGGGCGGGGCCCTGA
- a CDS encoding ribonuclease HII, giving the protein MPYEPPTHTVERSLRATTGAKIIAGVDEVGRGAWAGPVTVCAAVTGLRRPPEGLTDSKLLTVKRRTVMAAELEKWVTSYALGHASPEEIDDLGMTAALRLAAVRALEALPVRPDAVILDGKHDYLGSPWRVRTVIKGDQSCVAVAAASVIAKVQRDKMMAELGVDHADFGFAANAGYPSPVHKAALEERGPTPYHRLSWAYLDALPQWRHLKKVRSWADGSGPEIEGQLGFDF; this is encoded by the coding sequence ATGCCGTACGAACCACCGACTCACACCGTCGAGCGCTCCCTCCGCGCCACGACCGGAGCGAAGATCATTGCCGGTGTCGACGAGGTGGGCCGTGGTGCGTGGGCCGGCCCGGTCACCGTCTGCGCCGCTGTCACGGGACTACGCCGTCCGCCCGAGGGCCTCACCGACTCCAAACTCCTCACCGTCAAGCGTCGTACCGTGATGGCCGCGGAGTTGGAGAAATGGGTGACGTCGTACGCCCTGGGGCATGCCTCTCCTGAGGAGATCGACGACCTGGGGATGACGGCCGCGCTGCGCCTGGCCGCGGTGCGGGCCCTGGAAGCCTTGCCCGTCCGCCCCGACGCGGTCATCCTCGATGGGAAGCACGACTACCTCGGGTCGCCGTGGCGGGTTCGCACGGTGATCAAGGGTGACCAGTCCTGCGTGGCCGTCGCGGCGGCCTCGGTGATCGCCAAGGTTCAGCGCGACAAAATGATGGCCGAACTGGGTGTCGACCATGCAGACTTCGGGTTTGCGGCCAACGCCGGGTATCCGTCTCCGGTGCACAAGGCCGCACTGGAGGAACGGGGCCCCACTCCGTACCACCGGCTGTCATGGGCGTATCTTGATGCGCTGCCCCAGTGGCGGCACCTCAAGAAGGTCCGCAGCTGGGCGGACGGAAGCGGTCCGGAGATCGAAGGTCAGCTCGGCTTCGATTTCTGA
- a CDS encoding RecQ family ATP-dependent DNA helicase: MSNDDPRPPTPTDLPNADLRAAADVVLARLVGAPAGEARLREDQWRAIEALVADKRRALVVQRTGWGKSAVYFVATALLRERGAGPTVIVSPLLALMRNQVEAAARAGIHARSINSSNTEEWETIQAEVAASEVDVLLVSPERLNNPDFRDQVLPKLAAATGLLVVDEAHCISDWGHDFRPDYRRLRTMLADLPPGVPVLATTATANARVTADVAEQLGTGASTDALVLRGPLDRESLSLGVLRLPDAAHRMAWLAEHLSDLPGSGIIYTLTVAAAEEVTAFLRQSGHTVTSYTGKTENADRQQAEEDLLANRVKALVATSALGMGFDKPDLGFVVHLGSPSSPIAYYQQVGRAGRGVKHAEVLLLPGKEDQAIWEYFASIAFPPEEQVRRTLDVLARAERPLSLPALEPLVELRRSRLETMLKVLDVDGAVRRVQGGWISTGVPWTYDTERYAWVAKQRAAEQQAMRDYVSTTGCRMEFLRRQLDDELAKPCGRCDTCAGARFEASVSPAALDAANGELGRAGVDVDPRKMWPTGLPAVGVDLKGRIPAGEQAAPGRALGRLSDIGWGNRLRPMLTPQAPDGPVPDDVAKAVVGVLTDWAKGPGGWASGQPDAQPRPVGVVTMASRRRPQLIQSLGARIAEVGRLPLLGSVEYVGEAVAQVSRSNSAQRLKALDGALAVPPALAAALKEAGGPVLLVDDATETGWTLAVAARMLRRSGAQGVLPLVLAVQA, translated from the coding sequence ATGAGCAACGACGACCCACGCCCCCCGACCCCCACGGACCTGCCCAACGCCGACCTGCGCGCCGCGGCCGATGTCGTACTCGCCCGCCTTGTCGGCGCCCCGGCGGGCGAGGCCCGGCTGCGCGAAGACCAGTGGCGCGCCATCGAGGCCCTGGTGGCCGACAAGCGCAGAGCCCTCGTCGTGCAGCGCACGGGCTGGGGCAAGTCCGCCGTGTACTTCGTCGCCACCGCGCTGCTGCGCGAGCGGGGCGCCGGGCCCACGGTCATCGTCTCGCCGCTCCTCGCCCTCATGCGCAACCAGGTGGAGGCGGCCGCCCGCGCCGGCATCCACGCGCGGAGCATCAACTCGTCGAACACGGAGGAGTGGGAGACGATCCAGGCCGAGGTGGCCGCGAGCGAGGTCGACGTGCTCCTGGTGAGCCCGGAGCGGCTCAACAATCCCGATTTCCGCGATCAGGTGCTGCCCAAGCTGGCCGCGGCGACCGGCCTGCTCGTGGTGGACGAGGCACACTGCATCTCCGACTGGGGACACGACTTCCGGCCGGACTACCGCAGGCTGCGCACGATGCTGGCCGATCTCCCGCCGGGCGTCCCCGTCCTGGCCACCACCGCGACCGCCAACGCGCGCGTGACGGCCGATGTGGCCGAACAGCTGGGCACCGGCGCCAGCACCGACGCACTCGTCCTGCGCGGACCGCTGGACCGGGAGAGCCTGAGCCTCGGTGTGCTGCGGCTGCCGGACGCCGCCCACCGGATGGCCTGGCTCGCCGAGCACCTGAGCGACCTGCCGGGCTCGGGCATCATCTACACACTCACCGTGGCCGCCGCCGAGGAGGTCACCGCGTTCCTGCGCCAGAGCGGGCACACCGTCACCTCGTACACCGGAAAGACGGAGAACGCGGACCGCCAGCAGGCCGAGGAGGACCTCCTCGCCAACCGCGTCAAGGCCCTGGTCGCCACCTCCGCGCTGGGCATGGGCTTCGACAAGCCCGACCTCGGATTCGTGGTGCACCTGGGCTCCCCCTCCTCCCCCATCGCGTACTACCAGCAGGTGGGGCGCGCGGGCCGCGGGGTGAAGCATGCCGAGGTGCTTCTCCTGCCGGGCAAGGAGGACCAGGCGATCTGGGAGTACTTCGCGTCGATCGCCTTCCCTCCGGAGGAGCAGGTGCGCCGGACCCTGGACGTCCTGGCCCGCGCCGAGAGGCCGCTCTCGCTGCCCGCCCTCGAACCCCTGGTGGAGCTGCGCAGGTCCCGTCTGGAGACGATGCTCAAAGTGCTCGACGTGGACGGCGCGGTGCGGCGCGTCCAGGGCGGCTGGATCTCCACGGGCGTGCCCTGGACGTACGACACCGAGCGCTACGCCTGGGTCGCCAAGCAGCGGGCCGCCGAACAGCAGGCGATGCGCGACTACGTGTCGACCACCGGCTGCCGGATGGAGTTTCTGCGGCGTCAGCTCGACGACGAGCTGGCGAAGCCGTGCGGGCGCTGCGACACGTGTGCGGGAGCCCGGTTCGAGGCGTCCGTGTCCCCCGCCGCACTCGACGCGGCCAACGGCGAGCTGGGCCGCGCCGGTGTCGACGTCGACCCCCGCAAGATGTGGCCTACGGGCCTGCCGGCCGTCGGCGTCGACCTGAAGGGGCGAATCCCGGCGGGCGAACAAGCGGCACCGGGGCGCGCCTTGGGGCGGCTCTCGGACATCGGCTGGGGCAACCGGCTGCGGCCGATGCTCACACCCCAGGCACCGGACGGACCCGTGCCGGACGATGTGGCGAAGGCCGTGGTCGGCGTCCTGACCGACTGGGCGAAGGGGCCGGGCGGCTGGGCCTCCGGGCAGCCCGACGCGCAGCCGCGCCCGGTCGGCGTCGTCACCATGGCCTCGCGCAGGCGTCCGCAGTTGATCCAGTCGCTGGGCGCACGGATCGCGGAGGTCGGCCGACTGCCGCTGCTGGGGTCCGTGGAGTACGTCGGCGAGGCCGTCGCACAGGTCTCCCGGAGCAACAGCGCCCAGCGGCTCAAGGCACTCGACGGAGCGCTGGCCGTGCCGCCCGCGCTGGCAGCCGCCCTCAAGGAAGCAGGCGGTCCCGTGCTGCTCGTGGACGACGCCACCGAGACGGGCTGGACGCTCGCGGTCGCCGCGCGCATGCTGCGACGATCCGGGGCGCAGGGGGTGTTGCCGCTGGTCCTGGCCGTGCAGGCATGA
- a CDS encoding DUF4192 domain-containing protein produces MTNHSEAADMSGDSDISGRGRHGGDSAGHAPSGRSGRGAHDGRDLPGRHQVTLRTPAELADALPYLLGYRPEDSVVLVALHDGERRGRFGGRARLGISAHVDDWPSVADQLAQGLVKGSERRGARPESMVAYLCQEPGTGESGRDVMERLRPLAQFLRTACGRLDVPVIEALCISDGRFWSYCCPGQGCCPSEGHPMGLPGTSVLAAAATYAGLQVRGSLREFTARFIPWEGAVARDQQTALDTASMSLVPRILDGDGRAEVAEETLGLARQIVKRFADAPPASGTRPADLRDDGLLEHDEAAALILGLQDRATRDRAAEWMEGDEAGPALRLWRALARRCVGRYGEHAAAPLTLAGWVAWSTGDELEAREALAMALGADPDYLFARLLHQACNEGLDPESIRRCLRAERTGRSGAEGEQVSGPDRSTPRDVAEPPGTSNRRRRRARRAGIGASRGNGRHPGAGSLRRRRPTDEAAPGGEGPGRAPEAASERARARRKGGRRVVGEET; encoded by the coding sequence ATGACGAATCACAGCGAAGCGGCCGACATGTCCGGTGACAGTGACATCAGCGGGCGCGGTCGGCACGGGGGAGACAGCGCGGGCCACGCGCCGAGCGGGCGCAGCGGACGGGGCGCGCACGATGGGCGCGACCTGCCCGGTCGGCACCAGGTGACCCTGCGCACACCGGCCGAACTGGCCGATGCCCTGCCCTACCTGCTCGGCTACCGGCCCGAGGACAGCGTCGTGCTGGTGGCCCTGCACGACGGGGAGAGGCGCGGCCGCTTCGGTGGGCGGGCACGGCTCGGCATCTCCGCTCACGTGGACGACTGGCCGTCCGTCGCCGATCAGCTGGCGCAAGGACTGGTGAAGGGAAGCGAGCGCAGAGGGGCACGGCCCGAGAGCATGGTCGCCTACCTCTGCCAGGAGCCGGGGACCGGGGAATCGGGACGGGACGTCATGGAACGTCTGCGGCCGCTCGCGCAGTTTCTGCGCACGGCCTGCGGTCGCCTCGACGTCCCCGTCATCGAGGCTCTGTGCATCTCCGACGGCCGCTTCTGGTCGTACTGCTGCCCCGGCCAGGGGTGCTGTCCGTCCGAGGGGCATCCGATGGGACTGCCCGGCACCTCCGTCCTGGCCGCTGCCGCGACCTACGCCGGCCTCCAAGTTCGCGGATCGCTGAGGGAGTTCACCGCTCGGTTCATTCCGTGGGAAGGCGCGGTCGCACGGGATCAGCAGACCGCGCTCGACACGGCGAGCATGTCCCTGGTTCCCAGGATCCTCGACGGCGACGGCCGCGCGGAGGTGGCCGAGGAGACCCTCGGACTGGCCCGGCAGATCGTGAAGCGGTTCGCCGACGCCCCGCCCGCGTCCGGCACACGCCCGGCGGACCTCCGCGACGACGGCCTCCTGGAGCACGACGAGGCCGCCGCCTTGATCCTCGGACTCCAGGACCGCGCAACCCGTGACCGCGCCGCCGAGTGGATGGAGGGTGACGAGGCCGGCCCGGCCCTGCGCCTCTGGCGGGCGCTGGCCCGCCGGTGCGTCGGCCGCTACGGCGAGCACGCGGCGGCACCCCTCACCCTCGCCGGGTGGGTCGCCTGGTCGACCGGTGACGAACTGGAGGCTCGCGAGGCCCTGGCCATGGCACTCGGCGCCGATCCCGACTACCTCTTCGCCCGCCTTCTGCACCAGGCGTGCAACGAGGGCCTCGACCCGGAGTCGATCCGCCGTTGCCTGCGCGCGGAGCGCACCGGCCGGAGCGGGGCGGAAGGGGAACAGGTATCGGGTCCCGATCGCTCGACGCCACGCGATGTCGCCGAGCCGCCGGGCACCTCGAACCGACGTCGGCGCAGGGCACGCAGGGCGGGGATCGGGGCATCGCGCGGAAACGGGCGTCACCCCGGGGCGGGCAGCCTCCGTCGGCGTCGGCCCACCGATGAGGCCGCGCCCGGCGGGGAGGGACCTGGGCGCGCGCCTGAGGCGGCGAGCGAAAGGGCACGTGCCCGCCGCAAGGGTGGTCGGCGGGTTGTGGGGGAGGAGACGTGA
- a CDS encoding NUDIX hydrolase, with protein MPYDPSAFPPFAVTVDLVVLTVRRHALCALAVRRGEQPFQGRWALPGGFVRPDEDLAQAAARELVEETGLRAHDPSAPAQDNGAHLEQLATYGDPKRDPRMRVVSVAHLALAPDLPAPRAGGDANSARWAPVEELLQQGGYGRDGEQAAPLAFDHAQILSDGVERARSKIEYSSLATAFCPSEFTVGELRRVYEAVWGVALDPRNFHRKVTGTPGFLVPTGGTTTRQGGRPAQLFRAGGATLLNPPMLRPEV; from the coding sequence ATGCCCTACGATCCGTCGGCCTTTCCGCCGTTTGCCGTGACCGTGGACCTGGTCGTGCTGACCGTGCGTCGCCATGCCCTGTGCGCGCTGGCGGTACGGAGGGGGGAACAGCCTTTCCAGGGACGATGGGCACTCCCGGGCGGCTTCGTACGGCCCGACGAGGACCTGGCACAGGCGGCAGCGCGCGAGCTGGTCGAGGAGACCGGACTGCGCGCCCATGATCCGTCGGCCCCGGCACAGGACAACGGCGCGCACCTGGAACAGCTGGCGACCTACGGCGACCCCAAGCGCGACCCGCGGATGAGGGTGGTCAGCGTCGCCCATCTCGCGCTGGCCCCCGATCTGCCCGCGCCCAGGGCCGGAGGCGACGCCAACAGCGCGCGCTGGGCGCCGGTGGAGGAGTTGCTGCAACAGGGCGGTTACGGCCGCGACGGAGAGCAGGCGGCACCCCTCGCCTTCGACCACGCCCAGATCCTCTCGGACGGGGTGGAACGCGCCCGGTCCAAAATCGAGTACTCGTCGCTGGCCACCGCCTTCTGCCCGTCCGAGTTCACCGTCGGAGAGCTGCGCCGAGTGTACGAGGCTGTGTGGGGGGTGGCACTCGACCCGCGCAACTTCCACCGCAAGGTGACGGGCACTCCGGGGTTCCTCGTGCCCACAGGCGGCACGACCACGCGCCAGGGCGGCCGACCCGCGCAGCTGTTCCGCGCCGGCGGTGCCACATTGCTCAATCCCCCGATGCTGCGCCCCGAGGTCTGA